The following proteins are encoded in a genomic region of Trypanosoma brucei gambiense DAL972 chromosome 8, complete sequence:
- a CDS encoding endonuclease G, putative, putative, (fragment), whose product MHRITVRLMPTDTCTVIPLTPSITLCGINCRKKHTMAVSASSVGRAFAFLGTALAGGAIGMVVERGGWFGVDKCHPSPVPYQQMTERTSPEVLHVQCPQPAYPKE is encoded by the coding sequence ATGCATCGCATCACCGTACGGCTCATGCCCACTGATACGTGCACTGTCATCCCACTTACTCCTTCTATTACACTTTGTGGCATCAACTGCAGGAAGAAGCATACGATGGCGGTTTCTGCTTCCTCCGTGGGACGTGCCTTTGCCTTCCTTGGTACGGCGTTGGCGGGAGGCGCGATAGGAATGGTTGTGGAGCGTGGTGGTTGGTTTGGTGTGGACAAATGCCATCCATCGCCTGTTCCGTATCAACAGATGACTGAGCGCACAAGTCCAGAGGTGTTACACGTGCAATGCCCACAGCCCGCATACCCCAAGGAGA
- a CDS encoding flagellum-adhesion glycoprotein, putative: MGGRTESREALAALVAALLLLLGFVSPVIGDQTVGTKVIVNLFNSCINCSSGQADGINGTGRLFKAMGGFFKDKSFPLLLCDVGGGGSTVRLVNKTGIYTVAGNLAKRGDEVGSLEVARFNHPTSVVGVNNDIYVADRDNDCMKRIDADGMVTKFAANEVDKPSSIIYHEQDGAPVLFISDTGNSRIMYSQISVSNNVTAKLVGGFQPGVMQISKKRNFMYVVKETSWIAAVDLNSLSDSDGNKKSWDIANMSCLDYVDALMLTEDENELYYYGEPNGESHIMSLELNSSETGLLCPKKVMEWMHGPIVSLVKVNGCEYYAITETAVYAVREKCYSPTPLPPVTPTPTPGSPPRSTAVAAFRASSFPMGNDRLMHALYSWIMKDVEVAFRTEDFYAVFLPPGEINVPGGTNVSTWTNLTAMMNLENTILITNYRGPPGMSKGRAQKRLFSSPWTWTRMFLEELSQQEQWSHLLPLCMVKCVDDCQHITLAESVCGDDARLSRCDGVCLGGIVSSALLGAVAIVLLFLMVVSPYNVKFAFVRLPAFE; encoded by the coding sequence ATGGGTGGCAGGACTGAATCACGGGAAGCATTGGCCGCACTCGTGGCagcgttgttgctgctgctgggtTTTGTGAGCCCCGTTATAGGAGACCAAACCGTGGGCACCAAGGTGATTGTGAACCTCTTCAACAGTTGTATCAACTGTAGTAGTGGGCAGGCGGATGGCATAAACGGTACTGGTCGCTTATTCAAGGCGATGGGTGGGTTCTTTAAGGACAAAagctttcctttacttttatgTGATGTTGGAGGTGGTGGGTCCACCGTGCGACTCGTAAACAAAACTGGCATATACACCGTTGCGGGAAATCTTGCAAAGCGTGGTGACGAAGTTGGTTCTTTAGAGGTTGCTCGTTTTAATCATCCCACCTCTGTTGTTGGTGTAAACAATGATATATACGTTGCGGACAGGGATAATGACTGCATGAAACGGATAGATGCTGATGGAATGGTGACGAAGTTTGCGGCCAATGAAGTTGATAAACCGAGTAGTATTATTTATCATGAACAAGACGGGGCACcggttttatttatttcggaTACTGGAAATTCAAGGATTATGTACTCGCAGATAAGTGTGTCCAACAATGTAACGGCGAAGCTTGTTGGAGGTTTTCAACCTGGTGTGATGCAAATAAGCAAGAAGCGGAATTTCATGTATGTCGTGAAGGAGACCTCGTGGATTGCAGCGGTGGACCTGAATAGCCTCAGCGATTCGGATGGTAACAAGAAGAGCTGGGACATCGCCAATATGAGTTGTCTCGATTATGTCGATGCCTTGATGTTAACTGAGGACGAAAATGAGCTCTATTATTACGGTGAACCTAACGGCGAGAGCCATATCATGTCCCTTGAATTGAATTCCTCTGAAACCGGTCTGTTGTGCCCTAAGAAGGTGATGGAGTGGATGCATGGGCCGATTGTCTCACTGGTTAAGGTGAATGGATGTGAATATTATGCCATAACCGAAACAGCTGTGTACGCCGTCCGTGAGAAATGCTATTCACCAACACCACTACCGCCGGTGACTCCCACGCCAACGCCCGGGTCACCTCCGAGATCCACAGCTGTTGCCGCCTTTCGCGCTTCCTCGTTCCCAATGGGAAATGATCGGCTCATGCACGCCCTGTATTCATGGATTATGAAAGATGTGGAGGTAGCCTTTCGTACAGAGGACTTCTATGCTGTGTTCCTTCCACCCGGTGAGATTAACGTGCCTGGTGGTACAAATGTTTCGACGTGGACAAACCTTACTGCAATGATGAACCTTGAGAATACCATCCTTATTACCAACTACAGGGGCCCCCCCGGGATGAGCAAGGGACGTGCGCAGAAGCGGTTGTTCTCGTCTCCATGGACGTGGACCCGGATGTTCCTTGAAGAACTGTCGCAGCAAGAGCAGTGGAGTCACCTGTTGCCGCTCTGCATGGTGAAGTGTGTGGATGATTGCCAGCACATTACCTTAGCTGAGTCCGTATGCGGAGATGACGCACGTCTATCTAGATGCGACGGGGTGTGTCTCGGTGGTATCGTTTCCTCCGCACTTCTTGGTGCGGTAGCTATCGTACTTCTTTTCCTGATGGTGGTAAGCCCGTACAACGTAAAGTTCGCCTTTGTACGGTTGCCGGCGTTCGAGTGA
- a CDS encoding T. brucei spp.-specific protein produces MQKHGFVNHCSNLAFYRPISVITDLHARLNIIIIIMQNLHNNSAEQKKKEAWIALLNSKMSTHMCKTIFLFACVCHMSLYSLLSVIFSFFHLHGRRGCGKLSCTSLVVLACKGRHRKLEVGTLAKPKGKLIYRDFLQRVGAQRKTTDILP; encoded by the coding sequence ATGCAAAAGCACGGTTTCGTCAATCACTGCTCAAACCTCGCCTTCTATCGCCCTATTTCTGTTATCACGGATCTTCATGCTCGATTAAAcataattattatcataatgcAGAACCTGCACAACAACTCAgccgaacaaaaaaaaaaggaagcatgGATTGCACTGCTAAATTCTAAAATGAGCACACACATGTGCAAGAcgatatttctttttgcgtgtgtatgtcACATGTCTCTTTACTCTTTGCTCTctgtcattttttctttctttcaccttCATGGCAGGCGTGGTTGCGGGAAGTTATCGTGTACAAGCCTTgttgtactcgcttgtaagGGTAGACACAGAAAGTTGGAGGTGGGGACGTTGGCAAAGCCAAAAGGCAAATTGATATATCGCGATTTCTTGCAACGCGTGGGTGCacagagaaaaacaacagacaTATTACCCTAG